The following are from one region of the Simiduia agarivorans SA1 = DSM 21679 genome:
- a CDS encoding DASH family cryptochrome, with translation MPSVSLHWFINDLRLADNPALCRAAMADRLICLYVIDPRWFRPGRQQLPSMGEKRRTFLLQSLADLDRRLRALGQQLLVLEGHPESLIPELVRRYRVNRLTVNEVCTVNEYRTLASIDNACHALVVDTFAGNQLLSSRYRGHREFPLGFSQFRKQVEPLECRPIMAAPPSLPATPLPRTQPVSLASPGSGAFAGGETFAQVQLGKVFDGMLPRRYKSNRDALDQWDGSTKLSPWLALGCISPVQVWWRLLHWQDTHGFCESSYWVGFELLWREFFHHLAREQGTTLFRFGGMRNKRPLTSFYPSRFKAWCEGSTPEPLVNAIMKQLRCSGFISNRARQIAASYLVNELAVDWRYGAAWFEYQLIDYDAAVNWGNWQYIAGVGVDPRGGRRFNMDIQRARFDPDGEYVARWSGRVGIAGERPVEAIAHDYVGWP, from the coding sequence ATGCCCTCGGTTTCGCTTCACTGGTTCATCAATGATCTGCGTCTGGCCGATAACCCCGCCTTGTGCCGGGCGGCCATGGCTGATCGATTGATATGCCTTTACGTAATAGATCCGCGCTGGTTCCGACCCGGTCGCCAGCAATTGCCGTCGATGGGTGAAAAGCGGCGCACGTTTCTGTTGCAGTCACTGGCCGATCTGGATCGCCGGCTGCGCGCACTGGGGCAACAGCTGTTGGTGTTAGAGGGGCACCCTGAATCGTTGATTCCGGAGTTGGTGCGGCGCTATCGCGTCAATCGCCTGACCGTGAATGAAGTGTGCACAGTGAACGAGTACCGAACGCTGGCCAGCATCGACAATGCCTGTCACGCGTTGGTGGTGGATACCTTCGCCGGTAATCAGTTGCTGTCGTCGAGATACCGGGGCCACCGGGAATTTCCACTGGGGTTCAGTCAGTTCCGCAAACAGGTTGAACCGCTGGAATGTCGCCCAATCATGGCAGCGCCGCCCAGTTTACCTGCTACGCCGCTGCCACGCACGCAACCGGTCAGTCTGGCGAGTCCTGGTTCTGGTGCATTTGCCGGTGGCGAGACGTTTGCACAAGTTCAGCTCGGTAAAGTCTTTGATGGCATGCTGCCGCGTCGTTACAAAAGCAATCGGGATGCGCTGGATCAATGGGATGGGTCGACCAAGCTATCGCCCTGGCTCGCGCTGGGTTGCATCAGCCCCGTGCAAGTGTGGTGGCGCCTGCTGCACTGGCAGGACACCCATGGGTTTTGTGAGTCGAGTTATTGGGTAGGTTTCGAGTTGTTGTGGCGGGAATTTTTCCACCATCTTGCGCGCGAGCAGGGCACGACACTGTTCCGTTTTGGCGGGATGCGTAATAAAAGGCCTCTCACCAGTTTTTATCCGTCCAGATTCAAAGCTTGGTGTGAAGGATCGACGCCCGAGCCGCTAGTCAATGCCATCATGAAACAATTGCGTTGCAGCGGATTTATCAGTAACCGGGCACGACAAATTGCCGCCAGCTATCTGGTTAACGAACTGGCGGTGGATTGGCGTTACGGCGCGGCCTGGTTCGAGTATCAGTTAATTGACTATGATGCCGCGGTGAACTGGGGCAACTGGCAATACATTGCCGGTGTGGGTGTGGATCCGCGTGGGGGTAGACGGTTCAATATGGATATTCAGCGTGCGCGCTTTGATCCGGACGGCGAGTATGTTGCCCGGTGGTCTGGACGGGTTGGCATAGCCGGTGAGCGCCCGGTAGAAGCCATCGCGCATGACTATGTGGGCTGGCCATGA
- a CDS encoding spinster family MFS transporter, which produces MNSAQPPVQMDVPTATSSGRRYYILALLTFAYVFNFVDRQIIAILQDPIKAEFSLSDTQLGLLNGFAFALFYVGFGLPLARWADAGNRRNLLAWAVALWSLMTALCGLAQNYVQLLLARMGVGVGEAGCSPAAHSMISDLFPVEQRATALGVYSVGVNVGILAGFIAGGWLNEVYGWRVALMAVGLPGLLLALWIRISVPEPERLGAVTESLVSFKQVLVHLWSLRSARWLALGCGLTSVAGYGLANWMPSFLIRSHGMGTAELGVWLALIAGVGGGLGTFLGGLLADRLGQRDARWPLWLPAGVLCTALPFLVLTFLLPSKLPALLIYIFPASVISCYLAPAIAVLHGLAPNRMRAMASAMLFLVINIIGLGVGPVAIGLFSDLLSASLGAESLRYSLLIIVCAGTAAGAVCFLVAARYLPSRPAAHGGAV; this is translated from the coding sequence ATGAACAGCGCACAACCCCCTGTCCAGATGGATGTTCCAACCGCGACTTCCAGCGGGCGGCGTTACTACATATTGGCACTGTTGACCTTTGCCTATGTATTTAATTTTGTTGATCGCCAGATCATCGCCATATTGCAGGACCCGATCAAAGCCGAGTTCAGCCTGAGTGATACCCAGCTGGGCTTGCTGAATGGCTTTGCGTTCGCGCTGTTTTATGTAGGCTTTGGTTTACCGCTGGCGCGTTGGGCCGATGCCGGTAACCGTCGCAACTTGCTGGCCTGGGCCGTTGCGCTCTGGAGCCTGATGACCGCGCTATGTGGTCTCGCGCAGAACTATGTGCAGTTGCTGCTGGCGCGTATGGGTGTGGGTGTGGGTGAGGCGGGTTGCAGCCCCGCCGCGCACTCGATGATTTCCGATTTATTTCCTGTCGAACAACGCGCCACTGCGCTGGGGGTTTATTCGGTGGGCGTGAACGTGGGTATCCTGGCGGGCTTTATTGCCGGTGGCTGGTTGAACGAAGTGTATGGTTGGCGGGTGGCGTTGATGGCGGTGGGCTTGCCAGGATTGTTGCTGGCGCTCTGGATTCGCATCAGCGTGCCGGAACCGGAACGTCTGGGCGCGGTGACCGAATCATTGGTGTCTTTCAAACAGGTACTGGTGCATTTGTGGTCGCTCAGAAGTGCGCGTTGGTTGGCGCTGGGCTGTGGCCTTACCAGCGTGGCTGGTTACGGCTTGGCGAATTGGATGCCGTCTTTTCTGATCCGTTCGCACGGTATGGGCACTGCCGAGCTGGGCGTCTGGTTGGCACTGATTGCCGGTGTAGGCGGTGGCCTGGGCACGTTCCTGGGTGGTTTGCTGGCCGACCGACTGGGGCAACGCGACGCCCGCTGGCCCTTGTGGTTGCCGGCCGGCGTCTTGTGTACTGCGTTGCCGTTTCTGGTGCTCACGTTTCTGCTGCCATCCAAACTGCCCGCCTTGTTAATTTATATCTTTCCCGCCTCGGTGATTTCCTGCTATCTGGCGCCCGCCATTGCTGTGCTGCATGGGCTCGCGCCCAACCGCATGCGGGCGATGGCCTCGGCCATGTTGTTTCTGGTGATTAACATTATTGGCTTGGGTGTTGGGCCGGTGGCCATTGGGCTGTTCAGCGATCTGTTGTCCGCAAGCCTGGGCGCGGAAAGTTTGCGCTATTCCCTGCTGATCATTGTGTGTGCGGGCACTGCTGCAGGGGCCGTATGTTTCCTGGTGGCGGCGCGCTACCTGCCTTCGCGTCCGGCAGCGCACGGGGGTGCAGTATGA
- a CDS encoding thiol-disulfide oxidoreductase DCC family protein, which produces MIEKPRPHLTLFFDSYCPLCVKEMHLLKAKDEQQRLAFEDIHQPDFGVRYPHVDPASANAVLHGQLENGQMIYGLDVTAHAWALVGNRLFRLLRLPLIRPLADIAYRLFARHRYHISYWLTGQARCENCNLSTRVCDKN; this is translated from the coding sequence ATGATCGAAAAACCACGTCCCCATCTGACCCTGTTCTTTGACAGCTACTGCCCCCTGTGCGTCAAAGAAATGCACCTGTTGAAAGCCAAAGACGAGCAACAGCGGTTAGCCTTTGAGGATATCCACCAGCCGGATTTCGGCGTGCGTTATCCGCACGTCGATCCGGCTTCGGCCAACGCAGTGTTGCATGGGCAACTGGAAAACGGGCAGATGATTTATGGCCTGGACGTCACCGCTCACGCCTGGGCGCTGGTAGGCAACCGGCTATTCCGTCTGCTGCGGCTGCCGTTAATACGGCCGCTGGCCGATATCGCCTATCGCCTGTTTGCGCGCCACCGTTATCACATCTCCTATTGGCTGACCGGTCAGGCACGCTGTGAAAACTGCAATCTCAGCACCCGTGTGTGCGATAAAAATTAG
- a CDS encoding TonB-dependent receptor: protein MREKNHARSQAGHHLLPGKLALALAITASHSLPAMAQQNAGASALLEEVVVTARKKAESAQDAPLSVAAIGEQQLQALKVRNLTSLSVGLPNVAMDDAGTTRGTANFSIRGLGINSSIPSIDPTVGIFVDGVYMGVNNGIILDTFDLASIEVLRGPQGILFGRNVTGGAVLINTKKPSQETEAKIRTAIEGGGEKPNSYLMATVSGGLSDTLAGKVALYYNKDQGWFKNSFNDKAFGASETKLVRTVLSWEPSNDFDATFRYENVQQDTDGPAAQSHTNGSGVDGFWGNFDRDSHDFSVNEQGFYNIDANLASLEMNWDVGSGRLTNITAWRQSSAPSRGDIDASPQFLFHSDAWLDAEQFSNELRYNAQLTGNLGLTTGLYYFTNTLNYHERRFYLGGAQTLDGGGNYKVDTAAVFASADYALNDQWTLTLGGRFTQENKEAEIASLILNVNSPCQVLDNTCTLDFVDDESWNSFSPKLGLTYDMSEQTMLYTSLTRGFRSGGYNLRNTSITEAPGPFDEETVDSFEIGFKTDVASKLRLNGAFFYNRITDMQREVNLSDPFAGVVQVIRNTADATIAGAELDGTYALSDSLVLSASVGITDAGYDKVFYDLNGDGMIDDADLALDLPRAAKLTYSIGLNHDLSLGDWGYMASRVSFAFRDKSAYTDNNLGSINKQENLGAGIDFHSNDGHWTIGLYGNNLLNSVNHGGDTQLPATLGPVPLGGSFAPLNKGRTYGLDLTYNF from the coding sequence ATGAGAGAAAAAAACCACGCCAGATCCCAAGCCGGTCATCACCTGCTGCCAGGTAAGCTGGCACTGGCCCTTGCAATAACTGCGTCGCACTCGCTACCTGCCATGGCACAACAAAATGCCGGCGCCAGCGCACTGCTGGAAGAAGTTGTGGTGACCGCCCGTAAAAAAGCCGAGAGCGCACAAGATGCACCGCTGTCTGTAGCAGCAATCGGCGAGCAACAGTTGCAAGCCCTGAAAGTCAGAAACCTCACCAGCCTGTCGGTAGGCCTGCCCAACGTGGCCATGGACGACGCCGGCACCACCCGCGGTACCGCCAACTTTTCCATCCGCGGTTTAGGCATCAATTCTTCGATTCCATCCATTGATCCCACTGTGGGTATTTTTGTCGATGGCGTTTATATGGGTGTGAACAACGGCATCATTCTCGACACCTTTGATCTCGCCAGCATTGAAGTATTGCGCGGCCCGCAAGGCATCCTGTTTGGCCGCAACGTCACCGGCGGTGCAGTTCTGATCAACACCAAAAAACCCAGCCAGGAAACCGAAGCCAAAATCCGCACCGCCATTGAAGGCGGCGGCGAAAAACCCAACAGCTACCTGATGGCAACCGTGAGTGGCGGCCTGTCCGATACGCTGGCAGGCAAAGTGGCGCTCTACTACAACAAGGATCAGGGCTGGTTTAAAAACAGTTTCAATGACAAAGCTTTCGGTGCCTCGGAAACCAAACTGGTGCGCACCGTGCTGAGCTGGGAGCCCAGCAACGACTTCGATGCCACCTTTCGTTATGAAAACGTTCAGCAGGACACCGACGGTCCCGCGGCGCAGAGTCATACCAATGGCAGCGGTGTGGACGGTTTCTGGGGCAACTTTGACCGCGACTCACACGATTTTTCCGTTAACGAACAAGGCTTTTACAATATTGACGCCAATCTCGCGAGCCTTGAAATGAATTGGGATGTGGGATCCGGTCGCTTGACGAACATCACCGCCTGGCGTCAGTCGTCAGCGCCATCGCGCGGAGACATCGATGCATCGCCTCAGTTTCTGTTCCATTCCGACGCATGGCTCGACGCCGAACAATTCAGCAATGAATTACGCTACAACGCACAGCTTACCGGCAATCTGGGCTTGACCACCGGACTGTATTATTTCACCAACACCCTCAATTACCACGAACGCCGTTTCTATCTTGGCGGCGCACAAACGCTGGATGGCGGTGGCAACTACAAGGTGGATACCGCCGCGGTGTTTGCCTCAGCAGATTACGCGCTGAATGACCAATGGACGCTGACACTGGGTGGCCGCTTTACTCAGGAAAACAAGGAAGCGGAAATCGCCTCGCTGATTCTGAACGTCAACAGCCCCTGCCAGGTATTGGACAACACCTGCACGCTCGACTTCGTTGACGACGAAAGCTGGAACAGCTTCTCGCCCAAGTTGGGCCTGACCTACGACATGTCTGAACAAACCATGTTGTACACCAGCCTGACCCGCGGCTTCCGCTCTGGCGGCTACAACCTGCGCAACACGTCCATCACCGAAGCTCCCGGTCCGTTTGACGAAGAGACCGTAGACAGTTTCGAAATCGGCTTCAAAACCGATGTGGCCAGCAAGTTGCGGCTGAACGGTGCCTTTTTCTATAACCGCATCACCGATATGCAACGGGAAGTGAATCTGAGCGATCCGTTCGCCGGTGTGGTGCAGGTCATCCGCAATACCGCCGACGCGACCATCGCAGGCGCTGAACTGGATGGCACCTACGCCCTGTCAGACAGCCTGGTACTATCTGCGTCGGTGGGCATTACCGATGCCGGATACGACAAAGTGTTTTATGACCTGAATGGCGACGGCATGATCGATGATGCCGATCTGGCGCTCGACCTGCCACGCGCCGCAAAACTCACCTACAGCATCGGTCTCAACCACGACCTGAGTCTTGGCGACTGGGGCTACATGGCATCGCGCGTGAGCTTTGCGTTCCGCGATAAATCCGCTTACACCGATAACAATCTGGGCAGCATCAACAAGCAGGAAAATCTCGGCGCTGGCATTGATTTTCACAGTAACGACGGCCACTGGACCATCGGTCTGTACGGCAACAACCTGCTCAACAGTGTGAATCACGGCGGCGATACCCAGCTGCCCGCAACCCTGGGACCGGTTCCCCTGGGCGGCAGTTTTGCACCGCTCAACAAGGGCCGCACCTATGGGTTGGACCTTACCTACAACTTCTGA
- a CDS encoding AraC family transcriptional regulator: MMMKGPDVIGCWLTLFVSALEQYGIDGREFLQQQGVDYDLASDPNYRLPVVIMAQLWHAAVARTGDKTFGLKAGVLVTPNTFSALGVALWSCCTIRDHFNCLVRYMHVFTNAVDISLEETDEHIITTSRLRLEGGRSPASDYAQDAVYAAMITLCRSHYRQDFSMVKLELTRATPEDPAAYEALFGCPVSFGNALSRAWYNRADVEVPIPGCNREIARATEKLVQDYLARIEAQSEDLLHQVQSAITKLMPQGEASLERVADKMHMSPRTLHRKLESLGTNFRTEVDGVRHRVALDYMASSDLSLGDIGFLLGFSSSSNFTRAFRRWTGVTPQQYRSRTD; this comes from the coding sequence ATGATGATGAAAGGTCCGGATGTTATTGGCTGCTGGCTGACGTTGTTTGTCAGCGCCTTGGAGCAATACGGTATCGATGGCCGTGAATTTTTGCAGCAGCAAGGCGTGGATTACGATCTTGCCTCAGACCCTAATTACCGTCTGCCGGTGGTGATTATGGCGCAACTATGGCACGCGGCGGTGGCGCGCACGGGCGATAAGACCTTTGGCCTTAAGGCCGGTGTGTTAGTGACGCCCAATACCTTCAGTGCATTAGGCGTGGCACTGTGGAGCTGTTGTACCATTCGCGATCATTTCAATTGTCTGGTGCGCTACATGCATGTATTCACCAATGCGGTGGATATTTCCCTGGAAGAAACCGACGAGCACATCATTACCACCAGCCGCTTACGCCTGGAGGGTGGCCGGAGCCCGGCCTCCGATTACGCGCAAGATGCGGTCTACGCGGCAATGATTACGCTGTGCCGATCGCATTACCGGCAGGACTTTTCCATGGTCAAACTGGAACTGACCCGCGCGACTCCGGAAGACCCTGCGGCCTATGAAGCCTTGTTCGGTTGTCCGGTCAGTTTTGGTAACGCATTGAGTCGCGCCTGGTATAACCGCGCCGATGTGGAAGTGCCGATTCCGGGTTGCAATCGCGAGATTGCACGGGCAACGGAGAAGCTGGTTCAGGATTACCTTGCGCGCATCGAGGCCCAGAGCGAGGATCTGCTACATCAGGTGCAAAGTGCCATTACCAAACTGATGCCGCAAGGTGAGGCCAGTCTCGAGCGGGTGGCGGATAAGATGCACATGAGTCCGCGCACCTTGCACCGCAAGCTGGAGTCATTGGGCACCAACTTCCGTACGGAAGTGGATGGTGTCCGGCACCGGGTGGCGCTGGATTATATGGCCAGTTCGGATTTATCACTGGGGGATATCGGCTTCTTGTTGGGCTTCTCCAGTTCCAGTAATTTCACCCGGGCGTTCCGGCGTTGGACCGGCGTCACGCCACAGCAATACCGCAGCCGGACCGACTGA
- a CDS encoding cryptochrome/photolyase family protein, whose amino-acid sequence MNARELRLVLGDQLNAEHSWFRTRDPEVVYLIAELHQEAGYVRHHVQKVCAFFAAMECFAHALAQAGHRVIYLTLDDTVHYQDLPSLIRAKTEELSVREFRYQQPDEYRLARQLDTLSLCGVTIHCVDSEHFYIPHSELKRYARAGERKQMEAFYRRMRTEHQLLMEGDKPLGGRWNYDQENRQSLSAKALQSVPAPKLFSNPVAPILSRLARHGIDTMGVAQEDLVWPVTRAQARELLAFFCQYLLPDFGRYQDAMTHQSAHGWSLYHSRLSFALNAKMLSPRRVIEAAIAAWRANPDGIDLAQIEGFVRQILGWREFVRVIYWANMPDYRALNALGATRPLPSWFWTGNTHMLCMKEAIGQSLTHAYAHHIQRLMIIGNFSLLVGLDPAPLDDWYLGVYVDAIEWVELPNTRGMSQFADGGIVGSKPYAAGGAYVNRMSDYCRTCRYKVKEKTGEDACPLNSLYWHFLERHKQTLGNNRRLALTYANWRKQSAEAQQAILHRAETLLADLEKL is encoded by the coding sequence ATGAACGCGCGCGAATTGCGATTGGTGCTGGGCGATCAACTTAATGCCGAGCACAGTTGGTTTCGCACGCGCGATCCCGAGGTGGTATATCTGATTGCCGAACTGCACCAGGAAGCGGGTTACGTACGCCACCATGTGCAAAAAGTCTGTGCGTTTTTTGCGGCGATGGAATGCTTTGCGCATGCGCTGGCACAAGCCGGTCACAGGGTCATCTACCTGACGCTTGATGATACCGTGCACTACCAGGATCTGCCGTCCCTGATCCGGGCCAAGACCGAGGAGTTATCGGTCCGCGAGTTCCGATACCAGCAGCCGGACGAGTACCGGCTTGCCCGGCAGCTGGACACGCTCTCCTTGTGCGGGGTAACCATCCACTGTGTGGATTCAGAGCATTTTTACATTCCTCACAGCGAGCTGAAGCGTTATGCCCGGGCGGGTGAGCGCAAACAGATGGAGGCGTTTTACCGGCGCATGCGCACCGAGCATCAACTGTTGATGGAGGGTGACAAACCACTCGGTGGACGCTGGAATTATGATCAGGAAAATCGCCAGTCGTTGAGCGCTAAGGCGCTGCAATCGGTGCCGGCACCGAAACTGTTTTCCAACCCGGTTGCACCTATTTTGTCGCGGCTGGCGCGGCATGGCATAGACACAATGGGCGTCGCACAGGAAGATCTTGTGTGGCCCGTGACCCGCGCGCAGGCGCGCGAACTACTCGCGTTTTTCTGCCAATACCTATTGCCGGATTTTGGTCGCTATCAGGATGCCATGACCCATCAATCGGCGCACGGATGGAGCTTGTACCATTCGCGCCTGTCCTTTGCGCTCAATGCAAAAATGCTCAGCCCGCGGCGGGTCATTGAAGCCGCTATCGCAGCCTGGCGTGCGAACCCCGATGGCATCGACCTCGCCCAGATCGAGGGTTTTGTCCGGCAGATTCTGGGTTGGCGGGAATTTGTGCGGGTGATTTACTGGGCCAACATGCCAGACTATCGCGCGCTCAATGCCCTGGGCGCCACGCGCCCGCTGCCCAGTTGGTTCTGGACCGGCAACACCCACATGCTGTGTATGAAGGAGGCTATCGGCCAATCCTTAACCCATGCGTATGCCCACCACATTCAACGGCTGATGATCATTGGTAATTTTTCCCTGCTCGTGGGATTAGACCCAGCGCCTCTGGACGACTGGTACCTTGGCGTTTATGTGGATGCGATTGAGTGGGTTGAACTGCCTAATACCCGTGGCATGAGCCAATTCGCCGATGGTGGCATCGTAGGATCAAAACCTTATGCAGCCGGCGGTGCCTACGTCAACAGAATGAGCGACTATTGCCGTACTTGCCGCTATAAGGTGAAGGAAAAAACCGGCGAGGATGCCTGCCCATTGAACAGTCTGTATTGGCATTTTCTCGAACGTCACAAACAAACTCTCGGCAATAACCGGCGCTTGGCGTTGACCTACGCCAATTGGCGGAAACAATCTGCCGAGGCGCAGCAAGCAATACTCCATCGTGCGGAAACCTTACTGGCAGACCTGGAAAAACTGTAG
- a CDS encoding substrate-binding periplasmic protein yields the protein MLIELVNRASEQAGIAVHYHPLPWKRCLTMVEQGGIDGALALVWNQDRQARFAYPLNAAGKVDRQRRIWQGEYLIMLPARSPVQWDGKQFSHLEGGMASPLGYASSEKLRSLNAFAFDSPPDKGLLLVSKNRLPGYVVQKEIGFKNLQSLGIEKQVKVLPIPFMTEDWYLVFSSDLLLSQPQLTARLWAAVARERIRLQSGKSTP from the coding sequence ATGCTGATCGAATTAGTCAACCGCGCCAGCGAGCAAGCCGGCATAGCGGTGCACTACCACCCCCTGCCCTGGAAGCGCTGTCTGACCATGGTCGAACAAGGAGGAATTGACGGCGCGCTGGCATTGGTCTGGAACCAAGACCGGCAAGCACGGTTTGCCTATCCACTGAACGCTGCCGGCAAGGTGGATCGTCAACGGCGAATCTGGCAAGGTGAATACCTGATCATGCTACCGGCCCGGTCGCCGGTCCAGTGGGACGGTAAGCAGTTCAGCCATCTCGAGGGTGGCATGGCCTCACCGCTTGGCTACGCCAGCAGCGAAAAACTGCGCAGCCTCAACGCATTCGCGTTCGACAGCCCGCCCGACAAAGGTTTGTTACTGGTTTCCAAAAACCGGCTGCCAGGCTACGTGGTGCAAAAAGAAATCGGATTCAAGAATCTTCAATCCCTGGGCATAGAAAAGCAGGTGAAAGTGCTTCCTATTCCCTTTATGACCGAAGACTGGTATCTGGTGTTTTCCAGCGATTTATTGTTATCGCAACCCCAGCTTACAGCGCGCCTGTGGGCGGCCGTGGCGCGCGAACGCATCCGGCTACAAAGCGGAAAATCAACGCCATGA
- a CDS encoding DUF3429 domain-containing protein produces MNQSTPFSPSRTVAALTLAGILPFLGLGLLHTLMPDWQPLGISPLSWLAGYSLAIASFMAGTLWRPDQAPGVLIGSNLLTLCAWVLGVWQPVLWPMGMALIFGAIYLTERQVLKRTENYLRLRRRATGTVIACLLGVQLTVLP; encoded by the coding sequence ATGAACCAATCAACCCCTTTCAGCCCTTCCCGCACGGTGGCCGCGCTGACGTTGGCAGGCATTCTGCCGTTCTTGGGACTTGGCCTGCTGCACACATTAATGCCTGATTGGCAGCCGTTGGGCATATCACCCCTAAGCTGGCTTGCCGGCTACAGTCTGGCCATTGCCAGCTTTATGGCAGGCACCCTGTGGCGGCCCGATCAGGCTCCCGGCGTCCTCATCGGTTCAAACCTGTTGACGCTCTGCGCCTGGGTTCTGGGGGTATGGCAACCCGTACTGTGGCCTATGGGCATGGCACTGATCTTCGGGGCGATTTACCTGACGGAACGGCAAGTACTCAAGCGCACCGAGAATTACCTGCGGCTGCGCCGTCGCGCGACTGGGACGGTCATCGCCTGCTTACTCGGCGTTCAACTGACGGTATTACCATGA
- a CDS encoding hydroxymethylglutaryl-CoA reductase, whose protein sequence is MSRAPAIPRSKTDDYTSDQARERREFLRVQTGAELSSAGSFSVDPQQLRGNIENFIGTLQMPLGVAGPLKINGEAAQGDFYLPLATTEGTLVASYSRGMRVISESGGCTTAVARHAMQRAPVFMLDSVLTAKRFGQWLEQNMTSIKAAAEATTRSGQLIDVEQYLVANMVYTRFNYTTGDAAGQNMTGKATFAACEWIKANCPFAPNYILSGGIDTDKKHSAMNMIRTRGKRVIAEVTIKNEVAKRLLGVDTQTLFRARQIANAGSIQAGSAYNGPHSANGIAALFIATGQDEANVAESHAGIAYTQLLDNGDYYWSVTLPAVICGTFGGGTGLPGQRQSLEMLGCYGAGKSDKFAEIVAAVVLAGDISLGSAVLAGDWVSSHEQYGRNR, encoded by the coding sequence ATGTCCCGTGCACCAGCCATTCCCCGATCCAAAACCGATGACTACACCAGCGACCAGGCGCGTGAGCGGCGTGAATTCCTGCGCGTTCAGACCGGGGCTGAGCTCAGTAGCGCGGGCAGTTTTTCGGTGGACCCCCAACAATTGCGCGGCAATATTGAAAATTTTATCGGCACCTTGCAGATGCCGTTGGGTGTGGCCGGGCCGCTGAAAATTAACGGCGAAGCCGCGCAAGGCGATTTTTACTTGCCCTTGGCGACCACCGAAGGCACGTTGGTGGCCAGCTATAGCCGGGGTATGCGGGTGATCTCCGAATCCGGTGGCTGTACCACGGCAGTGGCGCGCCACGCCATGCAAAGGGCGCCGGTGTTTATGCTTGATTCGGTGTTAACTGCAAAACGTTTCGGCCAGTGGCTCGAGCAGAATATGACGTCGATCAAAGCCGCCGCGGAAGCGACTACGCGCAGTGGGCAGCTGATCGACGTCGAGCAGTATCTGGTCGCCAATATGGTGTACACCCGCTTTAACTACACCACAGGCGATGCAGCGGGTCAGAACATGACCGGCAAAGCCACGTTCGCCGCCTGCGAGTGGATCAAAGCCAACTGTCCTTTTGCGCCCAATTACATTCTCTCCGGTGGAATCGACACCGATAAAAAACATTCCGCCATGAATATGATCCGCACCCGCGGTAAACGGGTGATTGCGGAAGTGACCATCAAAAACGAGGTAGCCAAGCGCTTGTTGGGTGTGGACACGCAAACGCTGTTCCGCGCGCGCCAGATTGCCAATGCCGGCAGCATCCAGGCGGGCAGTGCCTATAACGGACCGCACAGTGCCAACGGCATTGCTGCGCTGTTTATCGCCACCGGCCAGGATGAAGCCAACGTGGCGGAATCCCATGCCGGCATTGCCTACACCCAGCTACTGGACAACGGCGACTACTACTGGTCGGTGACTTTGCCCGCCGTTATCTGCGGCACGTTTGGTGGCGGTACGGGCTTGCCGGGGCAGCGCCAGAGCCTGGAAATGCTGGGCTGCTATGGCGCAGGCAAGTCGGACAAGTTTGCCGAAATTGTCGCGGCAGTGGTGCTGGCGGGGGATATTTCGCTCGGCAGTGCTGTGCTCGCGGGCGATTGGGTCAGCAGTCACGAGCAATACGGTCGCAACCGATAA